Proteins from a genomic interval of Arachis hypogaea cultivar Tifrunner chromosome 10, arahy.Tifrunner.gnm2.J5K5, whole genome shotgun sequence:
- the LOC114924598 gene encoding GDSL esterase/lipase At1g28610: MASSRASFLTVGLLLHVAVSSIFISIATAISSTTSSRCYRAIYSFGDSLADTGNAYYDTHTLPSSQTLALNLPYGETYFHHPTGRWSNGRLIVDFIAEKMGVPLLKPYLGIKNGKIKDWNPMEGVNFAVAGATALDSSFYLEKGMYNVATNYSLRVQLDWFMDLLPSICNSSSGCKEVLGSSLFLVGEIGGNDFNHPLYLNTSIKEVRTYVPLVINEISLAIDKLINLGAQTLVVPGNLPLGCNFKYLTTYETSDKSEYDEAGCLKWLNKFTQYYNKQLYAELNRLQVLHPNTNIIYADYYHAVLPLYQSPTQFGFTESISSACCPLRVANNSNNGVCCGNPGVISCKDPSQYISWDGLHLTEAAYKWIAKGLLSGPYTNPKIGISCNSEI; this comes from the exons ATGGCTTCTTCAAGGGCTTCATTTCTGACAGTAGGGCTGCTTCTTCACGTGGCTGTTTCctccattttcatttccattgcCACAGCAATATCATCTACCACCTCAAGCCGCTGCTACAGAGCAATATACAGCTTCGGTGATTCCCTTGCCGACACCGGAAACGCTTACTATGACACTCACACGCTCCCTTCATCACAAACTCTCGCATTGAACCTTCCATATGGAGAAACCTACTTTCATCACCCAACTGGAAGATGGTCTAATGGCCGTCTCATCGTCGATTTCATCG CTGAGAAAATGGGTGTTCCATTGCTGAAACCTTATCTGGGAATCAAGAACGGTAAGATTAAAGATTGGAACCCAATGGAGGGAGTGAATTTTGCAGTTGCAGGAGCCACTGCTTTGGATTCTAGCTTCTACTTAGAGAAGGGTATGTATAATGTTGCAACCAACTATTCTCTGAGAGTGCAGTTAGATTGGTTCATGGACTTGCTCCCTTCCATCTGTAATTCTTCTTCAG GGTGTAAAGAAGTTCTTGGAAGCTCGTTGTTTCTTGTTGGGGAGATTGGTGGCAATGATTTCAATCATCCTCTTTATCTAAATACGAGTATAAAAGAAGTCAGAACATATGTGCCACTTGTGATTAATGAAATTTCTTTAGCTATCGAT AAATTGATTAATTTGGGGGCTCAAACTCTCGTGGTTCCTGGAAACCTTCCTCTTGGATGCAATTTCAAGTATTTGACAACGTATGAAACTTCAGATAAGAGTGAATATGATGAAGCTGGTTGTTTGAAGTGGTTAAACAAGTTTACTCAATACTACAACAAGCAACTTTATGCTGAACTGAATCGACTTCAAGTGCTTCATCCCAATACAAATATCATCTATGCAGATTATTACCATGCTGTGTTGCCATTATATCAATCTCCAACACAATTTG GATTTACGGAATCAATTTCAAGTGCTTGTTGCCCGCTTAGAGTTGCAAACAATTCTAATAATGGTGTGTGTTGTGGCAATCCGGGGGTGATTTCTTGTAAGGATCCATCTCAGTATATTTCTTGGGATGGCTTGCACTTGACCGAAGCAGCATACAAATGGATTGCCAAAGGTTTATTAAGTGGACCATATACTAATCCTAAAATTGGTATTTCATGTAATTCAGAAATATAG